A DNA window from Hemibagrus wyckioides isolate EC202008001 linkage group LG11, SWU_Hwy_1.0, whole genome shotgun sequence contains the following coding sequences:
- the cyldl gene encoding ubiquitin carboxyl-terminal hydrolase CYLD isoform X1 gives MASRDKNAYFIITATPVICGWIKSGCICYKKETLYSPLSDTVHVVCIGEIGTYSLPVDILRPLTRQKAEFLLALESNEERLKEIAKPEMLEQATELTVGSEVMVAQEGSWLKGVVRYIGPISDRKIPDSGGGVFFGVELLGEDMGKGRNDGSFGHKKYFECQRDCGVFVPFTRIKPLHPKPSAPWAGMEGDPTQKLSFGDRITYILDDKSDCQHGMVLKVKPDGMILISTDVDEHGKRGGEREIPWHIIINKEEDADEWPRSKPEKMDISDSPDTVKDPSADVAIKLGSRVVVHLANGAAFATVRWIGSLPNMSSRMAGLELEEACGVSDGTFRDVRYFTCPFKKGLFVKLSSCQLGESFLGETAVNGYFDVGLFTEHDGQDASPVPPLRSEDVMKTLIGQMKGIQGHCNSCYMDAALFSLFSCSSVLDSLLFKKTKPNDEPIQRTLLRDIVCPLRSNGYVPARSVMKLRKQVQERGHCPSYTTDEKDPEEFLTLIMQDILSLEPLLKLKSRNQTKGVTEMEQTSYFYQIFMDYNHSLVLPTVQQLLEHSFYNSDIKLAEVPSCLILTMPRSGKQFKMFPKIIPSLQLDITALLSNGLQQCVLCGQLAHVECSKCFLDPVFSSTGLKVFCENCSTQVHFHPSRQFHKPTSLRHPEGFPHSRSPGSSSQTPPREKLELFAVLCIETSHYVSFVKHGPKDTDWVFFDSMADRKGETDGFNIPEVKACPEVARYLTMPLAELATQVPREMDGVAKRLFCDGYMYLYQSPSMALYH, from the exons ATGGCCTCCCGTGATAAGAATGCTTACTTCATCATCACTGCAACCCCAGTGATATGCGGATGGATCAAATCTGGATGTATTTGCTACAAAAAGGAGACTCTGTATTCACCTCTATCAGACACTGTACATGTTGTATGTATAGGTGAAATAGGGACTTATTCTTTGCCAGTTGATATCCTGCGGCCACTGACACGGCAAAAGGCTGAATTTCTCTTGGCGCTTGAAAGCAATGAAGAGAGACTGAAGGAAATCGCAAAGCCGGAGATGTTAGAGCAAGCCACAGAATTGACTGTAGGCTCTGAAGTCATGGTGGCCCAAGAAGGCAGCTGGCTTAAAGGGGTGGTAAGATACATCGGCCCAATCTCTGACCGAAAAATACCGGATTCTGGTGGAGGTGTATTTTTTGGAGTTGAACTGCTG GGAGAAGATATGGGCAAAGGCCGAAACGATGGAAGTTTCGGGCACAAAAAATACTTCGAATGTCAGCGAGATTGTGGCGTTTTTGTCCCTTTCACCAGAATTAAACCACTGCATCCCAAACCATCAGCACCATGGGCTGGCATGGAGGGGGATCCCACACAGAAACTGTCTTTTGGAGATCGCATAACCTACATTCTTGATGATAAAAGCGACTGTCAGCATGGGATGGTCCTGAAAGTCAAGCCAGATGGCATGATTTTGATCTCAACG GACGTAGATGAACATGGAAAGCgtggaggggagagagagattccaTGGCACATCATTATTAATAAGGAGGAAGATGCAGATGAGTGGCCCAGAT CTAAACCAGAAAAGATGGACATCTCCGACAGTCCAGATACGGTTAAAGACCCGAGTGCTGATGTGGCTATAAAACTGGGCTCCAGGGTGGTGGTTCATCTAGCCAATGGTGCTGCATTTGCAACAGTGCGTTGGATTGGCTCTCTTCCAAATATGTCGAGCAGAATGGCTGGCCTGGAACTG GAAGAGGCATGTGGGGTGAGTGACGGGACGTTCCGAGATGTTCGCTACTTCACATGTCCATTTAAGAAAGGCCTCTTCGTGAAGCTCTCCTCTTGTCAGCTTGGTGAGAGTTTCCTGGGTGAAACTGCAGTAAACGGATACTTTG ATGTGGGTCTATTTACAGAGCATGATGGACAGGATGCATCACCTGTCCCACCCCTGAGGTCAGAGGATGTGATGaagactctgattggtcagatgaaaGGGATCCAGGGTCACTGTAACTCATGTTACATGGACGCAGCTCTCTTTAG CTTGTTTTCCTGCTCATCAGTACTAGACTCTCTTCTGTTTAAAAAGACCAAACCGAATGATGAACCCATCCAGAGAACTCTCCTGAGAGACATTGTGTGTCCTCTGCGCAG caatgGTTATGTCCCAGCCCGCAGTGTGATGAAGCTTCGGAAGCAGGTGCAGGAGAGAGGCCACTGTCCTAGCTACACCACGGATGAGAAAG ATCCAGAAGAGTTTCTTACTCTCATCATGCAAGACATCTTGTCACTGGAGCCACTGCTGAAACT GAAATCACGTAATCAGACTAAAGGCGTAACAGAGATGGAGCAGACGAGTTACTTCTACCAAATCTTCATGGATTACAACCACAGTCTGGTTTTACCCACAGTTCAGCAGTTGCTTGAGCATTCGTTCTACAACAGCGACATCAAGCTAGCAGAG GTGCCTTCTTGCCTGATCCTGACAATGCCTCGCTCTGGGAAGCAGTTTAAAATGTTTCCAAAAATCATTCCCTCTCTGCAGCTGGATATCACTGCTCTTTTGTCCAACG gtcttcagcagtgtgtgctgtgtggacAGCTTGCACATGTGGAGTGTAGCAAGTGCTTCCTAGATCCAGTTTTCAGCAGTACAGGACTAAAGGTTTTCTGTGAGAACTGTTCAACCCAG GTACACTTTCACCCCAGTCGACAGTTTCATAAACCAACATCCCTGCGTCACCCTGAAGGATTTCCTCACTCACGCAGTCCTGGTAGTTCATCACAAACACCCCCGAGAGAAAAACTGGAGCTTTTTGCTGTCCTATGCATAGAGACCAGCCACTACGTTTCATTTGTCAAACACGGACCAAAAGACACTGACTGGGTCTTTTTTGACAGCATGGCTGACCGAAAAG GTGAAACTGATGGCTTTAACATTCCAGAGGTTAAAGCATGTCCGGAAGTGGCACGCTACCTCACTATGCCTCTAGCTGAGCTAGCTACGCAGGTACCTCGTGAAATGGATGGAGTGGCAAAGAGACTGTTCTGCGATGGTTATATGTACCTGTATCAGAGCCCCAGCATGGCCCTGTATCACTGA
- the cyldl gene encoding ubiquitin carboxyl-terminal hydrolase CYLD isoform X2 has product MASRDKNAYFIITATPVICGWIKSGCICYKKETLYSPLSDTVHVVCIGEIGTYSLPVDILRPLTRQKAEFLLALESNEERLKEIAKPEMLEQATELTVGSEVMVAQEGSWLKGVVRYIGPISDRKIPDSGGGVFFGVELLGEDMGKGRNDGSFGHKKYFECQRDCGVFVPFTRIKPLHPKPSAPWAGMEGDPTQKLSFGDRITYILDDKSDCQHGMVLKVKPDGMILISTDVDEHGKRGGEREIPWHIIINKEEDADEWPRSKPEKMDISDSPDTVKDPSADVAIKLGSRVVVHLANGAAFATVRWIGSLPNMSSRMAGLELEEACGVSDGTFRDVRYFTCPFKKGLFVKLSSCQLGESFLGETAVNGYFEHDGQDASPVPPLRSEDVMKTLIGQMKGIQGHCNSCYMDAALFSLFSCSSVLDSLLFKKTKPNDEPIQRTLLRDIVCPLRSNGYVPARSVMKLRKQVQERGHCPSYTTDEKDPEEFLTLIMQDILSLEPLLKLKSRNQTKGVTEMEQTSYFYQIFMDYNHSLVLPTVQQLLEHSFYNSDIKLAEVPSCLILTMPRSGKQFKMFPKIIPSLQLDITALLSNGLQQCVLCGQLAHVECSKCFLDPVFSSTGLKVFCENCSTQVHFHPSRQFHKPTSLRHPEGFPHSRSPGSSSQTPPREKLELFAVLCIETSHYVSFVKHGPKDTDWVFFDSMADRKGETDGFNIPEVKACPEVARYLTMPLAELATQVPREMDGVAKRLFCDGYMYLYQSPSMALYH; this is encoded by the exons ATGGCCTCCCGTGATAAGAATGCTTACTTCATCATCACTGCAACCCCAGTGATATGCGGATGGATCAAATCTGGATGTATTTGCTACAAAAAGGAGACTCTGTATTCACCTCTATCAGACACTGTACATGTTGTATGTATAGGTGAAATAGGGACTTATTCTTTGCCAGTTGATATCCTGCGGCCACTGACACGGCAAAAGGCTGAATTTCTCTTGGCGCTTGAAAGCAATGAAGAGAGACTGAAGGAAATCGCAAAGCCGGAGATGTTAGAGCAAGCCACAGAATTGACTGTAGGCTCTGAAGTCATGGTGGCCCAAGAAGGCAGCTGGCTTAAAGGGGTGGTAAGATACATCGGCCCAATCTCTGACCGAAAAATACCGGATTCTGGTGGAGGTGTATTTTTTGGAGTTGAACTGCTG GGAGAAGATATGGGCAAAGGCCGAAACGATGGAAGTTTCGGGCACAAAAAATACTTCGAATGTCAGCGAGATTGTGGCGTTTTTGTCCCTTTCACCAGAATTAAACCACTGCATCCCAAACCATCAGCACCATGGGCTGGCATGGAGGGGGATCCCACACAGAAACTGTCTTTTGGAGATCGCATAACCTACATTCTTGATGATAAAAGCGACTGTCAGCATGGGATGGTCCTGAAAGTCAAGCCAGATGGCATGATTTTGATCTCAACG GACGTAGATGAACATGGAAAGCgtggaggggagagagagattccaTGGCACATCATTATTAATAAGGAGGAAGATGCAGATGAGTGGCCCAGAT CTAAACCAGAAAAGATGGACATCTCCGACAGTCCAGATACGGTTAAAGACCCGAGTGCTGATGTGGCTATAAAACTGGGCTCCAGGGTGGTGGTTCATCTAGCCAATGGTGCTGCATTTGCAACAGTGCGTTGGATTGGCTCTCTTCCAAATATGTCGAGCAGAATGGCTGGCCTGGAACTG GAAGAGGCATGTGGGGTGAGTGACGGGACGTTCCGAGATGTTCGCTACTTCACATGTCCATTTAAGAAAGGCCTCTTCGTGAAGCTCTCCTCTTGTCAGCTTGGTGAGAGTTTCCTGGGTGAAACTGCAGTAAACGGATACTTTG AGCATGATGGACAGGATGCATCACCTGTCCCACCCCTGAGGTCAGAGGATGTGATGaagactctgattggtcagatgaaaGGGATCCAGGGTCACTGTAACTCATGTTACATGGACGCAGCTCTCTTTAG CTTGTTTTCCTGCTCATCAGTACTAGACTCTCTTCTGTTTAAAAAGACCAAACCGAATGATGAACCCATCCAGAGAACTCTCCTGAGAGACATTGTGTGTCCTCTGCGCAG caatgGTTATGTCCCAGCCCGCAGTGTGATGAAGCTTCGGAAGCAGGTGCAGGAGAGAGGCCACTGTCCTAGCTACACCACGGATGAGAAAG ATCCAGAAGAGTTTCTTACTCTCATCATGCAAGACATCTTGTCACTGGAGCCACTGCTGAAACT GAAATCACGTAATCAGACTAAAGGCGTAACAGAGATGGAGCAGACGAGTTACTTCTACCAAATCTTCATGGATTACAACCACAGTCTGGTTTTACCCACAGTTCAGCAGTTGCTTGAGCATTCGTTCTACAACAGCGACATCAAGCTAGCAGAG GTGCCTTCTTGCCTGATCCTGACAATGCCTCGCTCTGGGAAGCAGTTTAAAATGTTTCCAAAAATCATTCCCTCTCTGCAGCTGGATATCACTGCTCTTTTGTCCAACG gtcttcagcagtgtgtgctgtgtggacAGCTTGCACATGTGGAGTGTAGCAAGTGCTTCCTAGATCCAGTTTTCAGCAGTACAGGACTAAAGGTTTTCTGTGAGAACTGTTCAACCCAG GTACACTTTCACCCCAGTCGACAGTTTCATAAACCAACATCCCTGCGTCACCCTGAAGGATTTCCTCACTCACGCAGTCCTGGTAGTTCATCACAAACACCCCCGAGAGAAAAACTGGAGCTTTTTGCTGTCCTATGCATAGAGACCAGCCACTACGTTTCATTTGTCAAACACGGACCAAAAGACACTGACTGGGTCTTTTTTGACAGCATGGCTGACCGAAAAG GTGAAACTGATGGCTTTAACATTCCAGAGGTTAAAGCATGTCCGGAAGTGGCACGCTACCTCACTATGCCTCTAGCTGAGCTAGCTACGCAGGTACCTCGTGAAATGGATGGAGTGGCAAAGAGACTGTTCTGCGATGGTTATATGTACCTGTATCAGAGCCCCAGCATGGCCCTGTATCACTGA